In the genome of Paenibacillus sp. GP183, the window TCATCACCTTTTTCAATCTGATTGGCGGCTGCGATGACCTGGTCGATCGGCATAAGAGCTTTGCGTGCCATAAACCAGCCGAAGGATGCTGCTATCAGGATGGTGAGCAGGGCAAGAAATGCAAGCGTGTACTGCAGCGCGTTAAAAAATTTCTCAAACGTTCCAATAGGGATAGCTGCCTGGAGCACACCTAAAAGCTGATTGGAATTGTTCGGATCATAAAGGCCCATATGATAAATGAGCAAGTCTTGCCCGGATACATTCGTTTTGACAAAAAAAGCTTTCTTTTTCTTAAGCATATCAATCGTGTTTTGATCAATGGGGAGATTAAAGTTGTAATAATCTAAAACTGCCGATCTTTTCAAGCTTTTCATTTGAAAATTATACAATTGAAGGTACGTATTGGTGGCGTTCAAATCACGGTTTTCCAGCTCTAAGTCAAATACCAAAGATCCCTTTAAAGTCATAGTAGGATGCGATTGGATGCGAGAATAGGTTGTCTCCGCGTTTTGCTTCAAACTGTTTTCCAAATCATTGTACACATAGTAATTCAGGAAAAAATATAAGCTGATGCCGAAGAGCATCAGGGTAACCGCCAAAATCCCCGAATACCACATCGTTAACCGCAATCGGAGCGACATGCTAGTATTCTCCTCTCAGGACATAGCCGGCGCCGCGAACGGTTTGGATAATCCTTTTGTCTCCATACTCCTCCGTTTTTTGGCGAAGCAACGCGATATACACCTCGAGAACGTTCGATTCCCCGCTGTAATCATAGCCCCAAATTTTCTCCATAATGATATCTCGTGAAAGCACTCGCTTCGGATTTTGCAGAAAAAGGCTGAGAAGCTCAAACTCCTTGGTTGTCAGCTCAACCAGCTTGCCTCCGCGGAATACCTCTCTGGTGTCGAGATCAAGCACAATATCCTCATAGCTTAGCCGATTCGTAGCCTGTTCGGGTCGCTCTGCTCGTCTGCGCAGCAAGACACGAACCCGCGCGAACAACTCCTCCAGCGCGAACGGCTTCACGAGGTAATCATCGGCCCCGAGATCAAGCCCTTTAACCCTGTCGCCGACTTCATCCTTTGCGGTCAGCATTAAGATAGGCATATCGCTGCCGCCCTCACGAACTCTGCGAACGACCTCCCACCCGTCGACCTGCGGCATCATCACGTCGACAATCAACAGATGGGGCTCTTGCTCCAATATTTGCTTAAGCCCTTCAGTGCCATTGGCCGCTGTAACCACGGTATAGCCTTCAAATGCCAATCCTCGCCGAAGCATGGAGGTAATTTTCTCATCATCGTCAATCACTAAAATCTTCTCTCTCATATCCGGCCGCCCTTCTCTATCCTGATAGGTGTATTGTATCAAAAATTCGCGATAGCAAAAAGAAGCGGAGCTTGCAAGCCTGTGGCCGCGTGTCTCCACTCCTTTTTTTGAAAAAAAACGGTCTCCCCTTATTGCGCCGGTGCTGTTTGATTCAACTGATTTTTGTCACCGACCGTTACAACTATATCAGTTCGTTTACCGTCGCGGATGATGCCCAGCGTCACTTTGTCACCGACCTTGGTGGCCTTCACTTTTGCGACCAATTCTGCGCTGTTCTTCACTTTGGCACCGTTAATATCAACGATAACATCATAGGGGCGAACTCCTGCCGTGAAAGCTGGCGTTTTGCGGTCAACAGTGCCTACAATAGCGCCTTCTGTATTTTGCAGCTTCAATTCAGTAACCCAACTGCTATCGATATCCTGAAGTGATACTCCCAGGTATGGGACTGGAGTTCTAGGGATGGTAACATTGTTTTTCAAGCTATCCAATACGGAGGAAATGGTGGTGGACGGAATCGCAAACCCGATGCCTTGGGCTTGAGCGCTCACAGCCGTATTAATTCCAATAACTTCCCCATTCAGGTTCAGCAGCGGACCGCCGGAATTTCCGGGGTTAATCGATGCATCCGTCTGGAGCAAGGCTTTGTAATTTCTTGTGCCTTTGGTATCCGGGATGCTGATTCCACGCTCTTTTGCGCTGAGTACGCCAACCGTTACCGTGTGATCAAATCCATAGGGATTTCCGATTGCTACGACCCAGTCACCCACATTCACACTATCCGCATTACCGATTGGCAGGGTGGAGAAATCAGCAGTGCCTTCAATTTTCAGAGCGGCAAGGTCAAGATCATAGCTGGTCCCGAGTACTTTGGCTGTAAATGGCTTATCAAAGCCTTGTACGGTAACCTGCACTTGATCGGCTCCGTCCACAACGTGTTCATTGGTCAGAATATAACCGGATTTTTCAAAAATAAACCCTGTTCCCATTCCAGCCGGTTGAAGCGCGCCGCTCCCGCCGCTGCCATTTTGCCCGCTGTTTGGAGGCGTGGGGCCGCCTTGCCCGTCGCCAAAAAATTGGCGGAAGAAAGGGTCATTGAAAATACCGTTATTAGAGTTGGCTTGGGTCTTTACCAATGCTTCTACCTTGACGATAGCCGGACCAGCATCCTTGGCAATTTGGGCAATGTTAGTAGGCCTGTTAAGATCCAGCGCTGTCTTTTGGACTCCGCCGTTATTGCTGCTGCTTGAATTAGTGCCGCTCGCTGCATTTGTCCCTGAACCGCTTGGAGCGAGTGGTTGGCTGCCAGTGAACAGATTCATCTTATCTGCAGAAAACATCAATGTCGCTACCACAACTGCTCCAGCCATGAAAGCTGCAAAGATACTCCGAGCGGATGAACGCTTCTTCTTTTCACGATCCCACTCGTTGGCTGTATTCGGCAGCGGCGAATCCGCATATCCGAACGGACGCAGCGGCTTGGGCGGTGTTACTTCCACACTGGAAGTTCCGTTAGCGCTTGTAACCGATGTAGAATTCTGTCTTCCGTCTTCAGGTTTATTCTCTTGAAACGCGGAATTGTAAGGTCCATAGGAATAATAATAGGAAGGACGCTCAGGCTTGGCTGAAGGTTCTTTGGACGGGTCCTCCGGTGCATGATCATTTTGAGACTGCTGTTGCTTGAAAAAATCGCCGTAATCTTTTTTGTTGTCTTCCATAAAGTCTCTACCTCCATTATTAGAAATGATAATAGCATATATGCAAGCTGTTGTCGCATAATGTCATGTTCGTGATGTCTACATTCATATAATGGACTCTTAACCTTAAACAAACCTTAAGAAACAATAAAATGGAGCTAAAAAAAAGCAATCAGAAGCTAAATCAGCTGCCAATTGCGTTCTACTTCTTTAAGCAGTGCAGAAGCTTTCTGGATCCACGGATCTTCCAATTTCGCATCAGCATCAACAGGCGTCTGGAATTGATCGACTAAAGCCCCGTACGTCTCCGCCTCGGCTTCCGGATCCAAGCCTTCATTATATAGATGCTTCAGCACAAACGGAGTACCGATTTGGACAAACGCATCCGTAGCTTCGGTATCTCCTTCCAATCTTCCGGTGATCACCTGGAAGGGAATCCTCAGCCAAACCTTTTGGGCTTCATCCAAGTTCCGATCAAAATATCCATGATCATAATCCCAATTTCCGCCAAGTGTAAAGTTATGCTTGTGTAAATTAGCCCTTACGCTGTCGAATGATTCCTGCACATGTTCCAGCTTGGATTCCAATGATTTCATGCCGCCCACTCCTTAAATACTAAGGTTGAGCTATGGATAAGCTCTGCATTAATGTGTTCCAAATTGGATTTTTTATGTATTATTTTGCCGTTTTTTCCACCCAGCCCTTGCGATGGGCAAAAATGGCCAGCTGTGTCCGATCCTCCAGCTCACATTTCATCAATAGATTGCTGACGTGTGTTTTTACTGTTTTGATACTGATATGCAGCTCTTCGGAAATATCCTTATTGTTTTTGCCATCGGCAATCAGCATTAGAACTTCTTTTTCCCGGAGCGTCAAGGCTTCATCATCGGAATTCGCGGT includes:
- a CDS encoding YugN family protein, which encodes MKSLESKLEHVQESFDSVRANLHKHNFTLGGNWDYDHGYFDRNLDEAQKVWLRIPFQVITGRLEGDTEATDAFVQIGTPFVLKHLYNEGLDPEAEAETYGALVDQFQTPVDADAKLEDPWIQKASALLKEVERNWQLI
- a CDS encoding trypsin-like peptidase domain-containing protein yields the protein MEDNKKDYGDFFKQQQSQNDHAPEDPSKEPSAKPERPSYYYSYGPYNSAFQENKPEDGRQNSTSVTSANGTSSVEVTPPKPLRPFGYADSPLPNTANEWDREKKKRSSARSIFAAFMAGAVVVATLMFSADKMNLFTGSQPLAPSGSGTNAASGTNSSSSNNGGVQKTALDLNRPTNIAQIAKDAGPAIVKVEALVKTQANSNNGIFNDPFFRQFFGDGQGGPTPPNSGQNGSGGSGALQPAGMGTGFIFEKSGYILTNEHVVDGADQVQVTVQGFDKPFTAKVLGTSYDLDLAALKIEGTADFSTLPIGNADSVNVGDWVVAIGNPYGFDHTVTVGVLSAKERGISIPDTKGTRNYKALLQTDASINPGNSGGPLLNLNGEVIGINTAVSAQAQGIGFAIPSTTISSVLDSLKNNVTIPRTPVPYLGVSLQDIDSSWVTELKLQNTEGAIVGTVDRKTPAFTAGVRPYDVIVDINGAKVKNSAELVAKVKATKVGDKVTLGIIRDGKRTDIVVTVGDKNQLNQTAPAQ
- a CDS encoding response regulator transcription factor, encoding MREKILVIDDDEKITSMLRRGLAFEGYTVVTAANGTEGLKQILEQEPHLLIVDVMMPQVDGWEVVRRVREGGSDMPILMLTAKDEVGDRVKGLDLGADDYLVKPFALEELFARVRVLLRRRAERPEQATNRLSYEDIVLDLDTREVFRGGKLVELTTKEFELLSLFLQNPKRVLSRDIIMEKIWGYDYSGESNVLEVYIALLRQKTEEYGDKRIIQTVRGAGYVLRGEY